Proteins from a single region of Clostridia bacterium:
- a CDS encoding D-2-hydroxyacid dehydrogenase: protein MKTVVLDGYSANPGDLSWEWLAKYGEYEVYDYSKREEILPRSEGADALIINKTVLDADTLRGLKTVKYVGLLSTGTNAVDLEAAHALGITVANVPAYSTMSVAQHIFALILSLTDGVAEHNAAVKAGKWTASPQFCFYETPLHELAGKTFGVVGMGSIGAAVSKIADAFGMRVIYTSRTKKDCPYEFVSRDELPARSDFIAFCCPLNAETANYVCDDFIAKCKPGCVIINTSRGGVVDEEALARGLDSGRISHALLDVMRREPPFGGSPLLNRADCTITPHTAWGTYEARVRLMEKVEENLRSFLEGSPINAV from the coding sequence ATGAAAACGGTAGTGCTTGACGGATACTCCGCCAACCCCGGCGATCTTTCGTGGGAATGGCTCGCGAAATACGGCGAATACGAGGTCTACGACTACAGCAAGCGCGAGGAGATACTCCCGCGCAGCGAAGGCGCGGACGCGCTCATCATAAACAAAACCGTGCTCGACGCTGATACACTCCGCGGGCTGAAAACGGTGAAATACGTCGGCCTGCTCAGCACCGGCACGAACGCCGTCGACCTGGAGGCCGCGCACGCGCTCGGCATAACTGTCGCGAACGTGCCCGCCTACAGCACGATGTCAGTCGCGCAGCACATATTTGCGCTGATCCTTTCGCTGACCGACGGCGTCGCGGAGCACAACGCCGCCGTAAAAGCGGGGAAGTGGACCGCGAGCCCGCAGTTCTGCTTTTACGAAACGCCGCTCCACGAGCTCGCCGGCAAGACCTTCGGCGTCGTCGGCATGGGCAGCATCGGCGCTGCGGTGTCGAAGATCGCCGACGCCTTCGGTATGCGCGTTATCTACACGAGCCGCACGAAGAAGGACTGCCCGTATGAGTTCGTTTCGCGCGACGAGCTTCCGGCGAGGTCGGATTTCATCGCCTTCTGCTGTCCGCTGAACGCGGAAACGGCAAACTACGTCTGCGACGATTTCATAGCGAAATGCAAGCCCGGCTGCGTGATCATAAACACCTCGCGCGGCGGAGTCGTCGACGAGGAGGCGCTCGCGCGCGGGCTCGACAGCGGCAGGATATCCCACGCGCTGCTCGACGTTATGAGGCGGGAGCCGCCGTTCGGAGGCAGTCCGCTGCTGAACCGCGCAGACTGCACGATTACGCCCCACACCGCGTGGGGAACCTACGAGGCGCGCGTGCGCCTGATGGAAAAGGTCGAGGAGAACCTCCGCAGCTTCCTTGAGGGGAGCCCGATAAACGCGGTCTGA
- a CDS encoding WYL domain-containing protein, which produces MPKNPYQKLKLLYIKDYLERYSDEEHPVSVHELIQYLDKNGVSAERKSIYDDIECLRDFGMDIVNVKGKQSGYYLVSRDFDLPELKLLVDAVAAAKFLTEKKSQGIIKKIASLAGEYRAGELKRVVYVPNRVRAHNERIFYNVDAIHSAISAGKTITFRYTEWKLDFGGTSRVKRTFRRNGKNYEITPCERVWDDEYYYLIGYDAAEDIIKNFRVDKMEQPRVSDRPADKSDKIAKFDVAKYMESTFRMFNGPEEDVALLFDNSLIGLVVDRFGENCRVSKHDENSFELRVRAKISPQFFAFLFGCGSMVRVLAPESLKREYAEKIKEVADLY; this is translated from the coding sequence ATGCCGAAGAACCCGTACCAGAAGCTGAAGCTGCTTTATATAAAAGACTACCTCGAGCGCTATTCGGATGAGGAGCATCCCGTCAGCGTTCATGAGTTGATACAGTATCTTGACAAAAACGGCGTTTCCGCCGAGCGCAAAAGCATATACGATGATATCGAATGCTTGCGCGACTTCGGTATGGATATTGTCAACGTTAAAGGTAAACAATCCGGTTATTACCTCGTATCGCGCGACTTTGACCTGCCGGAGTTGAAACTGCTCGTCGACGCGGTCGCGGCGGCGAAATTCCTGACGGAGAAAAAGTCGCAGGGCATCATCAAAAAGATCGCGTCACTCGCGGGCGAATACCGCGCGGGTGAGCTGAAACGCGTCGTCTACGTCCCGAACCGCGTCCGCGCGCACAACGAACGCATATTCTACAACGTCGACGCGATCCACTCCGCGATCTCCGCGGGGAAGACAATAACCTTCCGCTACACCGAGTGGAAGCTCGACTTCGGCGGCACGAGCCGCGTCAAGCGCACATTCCGCCGGAACGGCAAAAACTATGAGATAACCCCCTGTGAACGGGTGTGGGACGACGAGTACTACTACCTGATCGGTTACGACGCCGCCGAGGATATAATAAAGAACTTCCGCGTCGACAAGATGGAGCAGCCGCGCGTTTCCGACAGGCCCGCCGACAAGTCCGACAAGATTGCGAAGTTCGACGTCGCCAAGTATATGGAGAGTACCTTCCGTATGTTCAACGGCCCGGAGGAAGACGTCGCGCTGCTGTTTGACAACTCACTCATAGGCCTCGTCGTCGACCGCTTCGGCGAGAACTGCCGCGTGTCGAAGCACGACGAAAACAGCTTCGAGCTGCGCGTCAGAGCGAAGATCAGCCCGCAGTTTTTCGCCTTCCTTTTCGGCTGCGGCAGCATGGTAAGGGTGCTCGCGCCCGAGTCGCTGAAAAGGGAGTACGCGGAAAAGATCAAGGAGGTTGCCGACCTGTACTGA
- a CDS encoding glycosyltransferase, whose protein sequence is MEKVDVLLATYNGERFLRPLLDSVLGQSHSDISLIVSDDASSDGTREILREYARNDRRVKLFEQPHNLGFVRNFEFLLTQSDAPYVAFADQDDVWAPGKLEIMLSVLKTSGKSLAYTDMRRIDAEGKVISESWFREKSYPKLSGTAIKACAVRHFCAGCSQLFTASVRRKMLPFKSDVFAHDWVSVFCAAELMGIIYMPAALTNYRAHEGNVYGTVTDYAGNVIRQSRGDASYAGYLEYRRALIEQNHLRGARMCRGYSALGGGLDASIAYLERCKQVKRFSPLLHKYFMNMKPGGLGRRMFYELLYLHFPFLHFLAYKRILKRSAQ, encoded by the coding sequence ATGGAAAAGGTCGACGTATTACTTGCGACTTACAACGGAGAACGGTTTTTAAGGCCGCTGCTTGACAGCGTCCTCGGCCAGTCGCACTCCGATATATCGCTGATAGTCAGCGACGACGCCTCCTCGGACGGCACGAGGGAGATCCTGCGCGAATACGCGCGCAACGACCGCCGCGTGAAACTCTTCGAGCAGCCGCACAACCTCGGCTTCGTCCGCAACTTCGAGTTCCTGCTGACGCAGAGCGACGCGCCCTACGTCGCGTTCGCCGATCAGGACGACGTCTGGGCGCCCGGTAAACTCGAGATAATGCTCTCGGTGCTTAAAACGTCCGGCAAAAGTCTTGCCTACACCGATATGCGCCGCATAGACGCGGAGGGTAAGGTGATTTCGGAGAGCTGGTTCAGGGAAAAAAGCTACCCGAAGCTTTCCGGCACAGCGATAAAGGCGTGCGCCGTCCGCCACTTCTGCGCGGGCTGCTCGCAGCTTTTCACCGCGTCAGTCAGGCGCAAGATGCTGCCCTTCAAGAGCGACGTTTTCGCTCACGACTGGGTGAGCGTCTTCTGCGCCGCGGAGCTGATGGGCATCATCTATATGCCCGCCGCGCTGACGAACTACCGCGCCCACGAGGGCAATGTTTACGGCACTGTTACCGACTACGCCGGCAACGTCATAAGGCAGAGCCGCGGGGACGCTTCTTACGCGGGCTACCTTGAATACAGGCGCGCGCTCATCGAGCAGAACCACCTGCGCGGAGCGCGTATGTGCCGCGGCTACTCCGCGCTCGGCGGCGGGCTCGACGCTTCGATCGCGTATCTCGAAAGATGCAAGCAGGTCAAGCGCTTTTCGCCGCTGCTGCACAAATACTTCATGAATATGAAGCCGGGCGGACTCGGCAGGCGCATGTTCTACGAGCTGCTCTACCTGCATTTCCCGTTTTTACATTTCCTGGCATACAAAAGAATTCTGAAAAGGAGCGCACAATGA
- the rfbA gene encoding glucose-1-phosphate thymidylyltransferase RfbA — protein MKGIILAGGSGTRLYPITMVTSKQLLPVYDKPMVFYPLSTLMLAGIRDILIISTPTDLPNYQKLFGDGGSYGVRLSYKEQPSPDGLAQAFILGREFIGGDTCAMILGDNIFYGNGLAELLKKAASRTEGATIFGYYVEDPERFGVAGFDENGKVVSLVEKPKDPPSNYAVTGLYFYDNKVAEYASSLKPSARGELEITDLNRIYLEKGNLNVELLGRGYAWLDTGTVDSLLEASSYVSVIENRQGTKIAALEEIAYNNGWIDVETLKEAARKYGKSPYGKHLMNVAEGKIKD, from the coding sequence ATGAAAGGAATTATTCTTGCCGGCGGCAGCGGCACGCGTCTTTACCCGATAACGATGGTGACGAGCAAGCAGCTCTTGCCCGTATATGACAAGCCGATGGTATTCTATCCGCTGTCGACGCTGATGCTCGCGGGGATAAGGGATATCCTCATCATCTCCACCCCCACCGACCTGCCGAATTATCAGAAGCTTTTCGGCGACGGCGGCAGCTACGGCGTGCGCCTGAGCTACAAGGAGCAGCCCTCGCCGGACGGACTCGCCCAGGCGTTCATTCTCGGCAGGGAGTTCATCGGCGGCGACACCTGCGCGATGATACTCGGCGACAACATCTTCTACGGCAACGGCCTTGCGGAGCTGCTGAAAAAGGCGGCTTCGCGCACCGAAGGCGCGACCATCTTCGGATACTACGTCGAGGATCCGGAACGCTTCGGAGTCGCCGGCTTCGACGAGAACGGCAAGGTCGTTTCGCTCGTCGAGAAGCCGAAGGACCCGCCCTCGAACTACGCGGTCACGGGGCTTTACTTCTACGACAACAAGGTCGCGGAATACGCCTCTTCGCTGAAGCCCAGCGCCAGAGGCGAGCTTGAGATCACCGACCTCAACCGCATATACCTCGAAAAGGGCAACCTCAACGTCGAGCTGCTCGGCCGCGGCTACGCGTGGCTGGATACCGGCACCGTCGACTCGCTGCTCGAGGCGTCCTCCTACGTTTCCGTCATCGAGAACCGACAGGGCACTAAGATCGCCGCCCTCGAGGAGATCGCCTACAACAACGGCTGGATCGACGTCGAAACGCTGAAGGAAGCGGCCCGCAAATACGGCAAATCCCCCTACGGCAAGCATCTTATGAACGTCGCCGAGGGCAAGATAAAAGACTGA
- the rfbC gene encoding dTDP-4-dehydrorhamnose 3,5-epimerase, translating to MEIIKTELEGVLIIEPKVFGDNRGWFTETYSKKVLQEAGIDVEFVQDNHSYSAQKGTLRGLHFQMNPMAQTKLVRCTRGRIIDVAVDFRKGSPNYKKYVGVELSEENKRQLLLPKGFGHAFLTLTDDVEVQYKVDAYYAPDCDRSVKFDDPDIGINWRQWVDGDPVISEKDRKAPLLKDSDCNFIYNK from the coding sequence ATGGAAATAATCAAAACGGAACTTGAAGGCGTGCTCATCATCGAGCCCAAAGTGTTCGGCGACAACCGCGGCTGGTTCACCGAGACCTACTCGAAAAAGGTTTTGCAAGAAGCGGGTATAGATGTCGAATTCGTGCAGGATAACCACTCCTACTCCGCGCAGAAAGGAACGCTCCGCGGCCTGCACTTTCAGATGAACCCCATGGCGCAGACGAAGCTCGTCCGCTGCACGCGCGGCAGGATAATCGACGTCGCCGTCGACTTCCGCAAGGGCTCGCCGAACTATAAGAAGTACGTCGGCGTCGAGCTTTCAGAGGAGAACAAGCGCCAGCTGCTTCTGCCGAAGGGCTTCGGCCACGCGTTCCTGACGCTGACCGACGACGTCGAGGTGCAGTACAAGGTGGACGCGTACTACGCGCCCGACTGCGACCGCTCCGTCAAATTCGACGACCCCGACATCGGCATCAACTGGCGGCAGTGGGTTGACGGCGACCCGGTAATTTCGGAAAAAGACAGAAAAGCGCCGCTGCTCAAAGACAGCGACTGCAACTTCATTTATAACAAATAA
- the rfbB gene encoding dTDP-glucose 4,6-dehydratase has protein sequence MKILVTGGAGFIGSNFIYYMLREHPDYNIVCIDKLTYAGNLETLEEALKNPNFSFVKADIADRKAVYELFEKESFDIVVNFAAESHVDRSIETPELFLATNVMGTQVLLDASRKYGVKRYHQVSTDEVYGDLPLDRKDLFFTETTPIHTSSPYSASKAAADLLVLAYHRTYKLPVTISRCSNNYGPYHFPEKLIPLIISRALADEPLPIYGKGENVRDWLFVEDHCSAIDLIIHKGRVGEVYNIGGHNEKTNLEVVKEILKQLGKPESLITYVTDRPGHDMRYAIDPTKIVDELGWKPAHDFESGIKYTVQWYLDNRKWWENIINGEYKNYYEKMYSGR, from the coding sequence ATGAAGATTCTCGTCACCGGAGGAGCCGGCTTTATCGGCTCGAATTTTATCTACTACATGCTCAGGGAGCACCCGGACTACAATATAGTCTGCATCGACAAGCTGACCTACGCCGGCAACCTCGAAACGCTCGAGGAGGCGCTGAAAAACCCGAACTTCTCCTTCGTAAAGGCGGACATCGCCGACCGCAAAGCCGTCTATGAGCTTTTCGAAAAGGAAAGCTTCGATATCGTCGTCAACTTCGCGGCGGAGTCGCACGTCGACCGCTCGATCGAAACGCCGGAGCTTTTCCTCGCGACCAATGTCATGGGCACGCAGGTGCTGCTGGACGCCTCCCGCAAATACGGCGTCAAGCGCTATCACCAGGTATCCACCGACGAGGTCTACGGCGACCTGCCGCTCGACAGGAAGGACCTCTTTTTCACCGAGACGACGCCGATCCACACCTCCAGCCCGTACTCCGCGTCAAAGGCGGCTGCGGACCTGCTCGTGCTGGCGTACCACCGCACCTACAAGCTGCCGGTGACGATCTCGCGCTGCTCGAACAACTACGGCCCCTATCACTTCCCGGAGAAGCTCATACCGCTGATAATCTCCCGCGCGCTCGCCGACGAGCCGCTGCCGATCTACGGCAAGGGCGAGAACGTCCGCGACTGGCTCTTCGTCGAGGATCACTGCTCCGCGATCGACCTTATCATACATAAGGGCAGAGTGGGCGAGGTCTATAACATCGGCGGCCACAACGAAAAGACCAACCTCGAGGTCGTCAAGGAGATACTCAAACAGCTCGGCAAGCCGGAGTCGCTGATAACCTACGTCACCGACCGTCCCGGCCACGATATGCGCTACGCGATCGACCCGACGAAGATAGTCGACGAGCTCGGCTGGAAGCCCGCCCACGACTTCGAGAGCGGCATAAAATACACCGTGCAGTGGTATCTCGACAACCGCAAGTGGTGGGAGAACATCATCAACGGCGAATACAAGAATTATTACGAAAAGATGTACTCCGGCAGATAA
- the rfbD gene encoding dTDP-4-dehydrorhamnose reductase — protein MKVLVTGVKGQLGYDVVKELEKRGVEAKGVDIEDFDLTNAAQVMDYVTACAPDAVVHCAAFTAVDKAEEATELCFAVNAEGTGNIAKACKSVGAKLIYISTDYVYDGQGSEPFAPDSPKAPINKYGESKYLGELRAAEQTDKLFIVRISWVFGVNGGNFVRTMLKLGETRGELTVVDDQIGSPTYTADLAVLLADMVQTEKYGVYCATNEGYCSWAEFAQAIFDAAGADVKVLPISTEEYLQMRPQAAKRPKNSRMSKQALDDAGFKRLPPWQDALVRYIDTILGEYGYAQNR, from the coding sequence ATGAAAGTATTGGTCACGGGCGTCAAGGGCCAGCTCGGCTACGACGTCGTCAAGGAGCTTGAAAAGCGCGGCGTAGAAGCCAAAGGCGTCGACATCGAGGATTTCGACCTCACGAACGCGGCTCAGGTAATGGATTACGTCACCGCCTGCGCGCCGGACGCGGTCGTGCACTGCGCCGCCTTCACCGCCGTCGATAAGGCGGAGGAGGCGACGGAGCTCTGCTTCGCCGTCAACGCCGAAGGCACCGGCAATATCGCGAAGGCGTGCAAATCCGTCGGCGCAAAGCTGATCTACATCAGCACCGACTACGTTTACGACGGGCAGGGGAGCGAACCCTTCGCGCCCGACAGCCCGAAAGCGCCGATAAACAAATACGGCGAGAGCAAATACCTCGGCGAACTCCGCGCTGCCGAGCAGACGGATAAGCTCTTCATCGTACGCATCTCGTGGGTGTTCGGCGTCAACGGCGGCAACTTCGTCCGCACGATGCTGAAGCTCGGCGAAACGCGGGGGGAACTGACCGTCGTCGACGACCAGATCGGCTCGCCGACCTACACCGCCGACCTCGCCGTGCTGCTCGCGGATATGGTGCAGACGGAGAAATACGGCGTCTACTGCGCCACTAACGAGGGGTACTGCAGCTGGGCTGAGTTCGCGCAGGCGATCTTTGACGCCGCGGGCGCGGACGTGAAGGTCCTTCCGATCAGCACGGAGGAATACCTGCAAATGCGCCCGCAGGCAGCGAAACGGCCGAAAAATTCGCGTATGTCAAAGCAGGCGCTTGACGACGCCGGCTTCAAGCGACTCCCGCCGTGGCAGGATGCGCTCGTGAGATATATTGATACTATTCTGGGGGAATACGGCTATGCACAAAATCGTTAA
- a CDS encoding sulfide/dihydroorotate dehydrogenase-like FAD/NAD-binding protein gives MHKIVKKQRLNENTVLMEIEAPLVAAKVKAGQFIMLRIDEHGERIPLTVADHDAVRQTVSIIFQEVGATTMRLGEMNEGDCLRDVVGPLGRPSELEGIKRAAVIGGGLGCAIAYPQAKALHEMGAKVDIIAGFRNVGIVILEDEMRAVCDNLYITTDDGSNGNKGFVTDELKKHIEEGADYDAVIAIGPLPMMKFVSKLTKEYGIKTIVSMNTVMIDGTGMCGGCRVTVGGEVKFACVDGPDFDGHLVDFDEAMRRNGFYKAEEKAAVEAHKCRLGMGGK, from the coding sequence ATGCACAAAATCGTTAAAAAACAACGGCTGAACGAAAACACGGTGCTGATGGAGATAGAAGCGCCGCTCGTCGCCGCTAAGGTTAAGGCGGGGCAGTTCATCATGCTCCGCATCGACGAGCACGGTGAGAGGATACCCCTCACCGTCGCCGACCACGACGCCGTAAGGCAGACGGTCTCGATCATATTCCAGGAGGTCGGCGCCACGACGATGCGCCTCGGCGAAATGAACGAGGGCGATTGCCTCCGCGACGTCGTCGGCCCGCTCGGCAGACCGTCCGAGCTGGAGGGCATAAAGCGCGCCGCCGTCATCGGCGGCGGACTCGGATGCGCGATCGCGTATCCGCAGGCGAAGGCGCTTCACGAAATGGGCGCGAAGGTGGACATCATCGCGGGCTTCCGCAACGTCGGCATCGTCATCCTCGAGGACGAGATGCGCGCCGTATGCGATAACCTCTACATAACCACCGACGACGGCTCCAACGGCAACAAGGGCTTCGTCACCGACGAGCTGAAAAAGCACATCGAGGAGGGCGCGGACTACGACGCCGTCATCGCCATCGGCCCGCTGCCGATGATGAAGTTCGTATCGAAGCTTACGAAGGAGTACGGCATAAAGACCATCGTCAGCATGAACACCGTAATGATCGACGGCACGGGGATGTGCGGCGGCTGCCGCGTCACCGTCGGCGGCGAAGTGAAGTTCGCCTGCGTCGACGGCCCCGACTTCGACGGACACCTTGTCGACTTCGACGAGGCGATGAGGAGAAACGGCTTCTACAAGGCGGAGGAAAAGGCCGCGGTCGAAGCGCATAAGTGCCGTCTCGGCATGGGAGGCAAATAA
- the gltA gene encoding NADPH-dependent glutamate synthase, producing MANMTPNKCPMPVQDPDVRNKNFEEVALGYTMEMAMGEAERCLNCKNSPCVSGCPVGVRIPDFISLIKAGDIEGAYAKIKETNALPAVCGRVCPQENQCESKCVRGIKTEPVGIGRLERFAADYCFGKGDAGEKAAPNGKKVAVVGAGPAGLTCAGALAKLGYSVTIFEASHVAGGVLVYGIPQFRLPKEIVKAEIDALEASGVEIKLNAVVGRAVTIDELLGGEYSAVFVGTGAGLPKFMGIEGEALNGVYSANEYLTRINLMKAYKDEYDTPIKRGGSVAVVGGGNVAMDAARCALRMGSDHVYIIYRRSEAEMPARVEEVHHAKEEGVDFKMLTNPVRVLDDGNGCVSGIECVEMELGEPDESGRRSPVEKQGSNFVIPVNAVIMALGTTPNPLIRSTTAGLDTNRRGCIIVNEETMESSKPNVYAGGDAVTGAATVILAMGAGKKAAAAIHEKLSK from the coding sequence ATGGCAAACATGACACCCAACAAATGCCCGATGCCCGTTCAGGACCCGGACGTCAGAAACAAAAACTTCGAAGAGGTCGCCCTCGGCTACACCATGGAAATGGCGATGGGCGAGGCGGAACGCTGCCTCAACTGCAAAAACAGCCCCTGCGTCAGCGGCTGCCCCGTCGGCGTGCGCATCCCCGACTTCATCTCGCTTATCAAGGCGGGGGATATCGAGGGCGCTTACGCGAAGATAAAGGAAACGAACGCGCTGCCCGCCGTCTGCGGCAGAGTCTGCCCGCAGGAGAACCAGTGCGAGAGCAAGTGCGTGCGCGGCATAAAGACCGAGCCGGTCGGCATCGGTCGGCTTGAACGCTTCGCCGCCGACTACTGCTTCGGCAAGGGAGACGCCGGCGAAAAAGCCGCCCCCAACGGCAAGAAGGTCGCCGTCGTAGGCGCCGGCCCCGCGGGTCTTACCTGCGCGGGCGCGCTCGCGAAGCTCGGTTACTCGGTCACTATCTTTGAGGCGTCTCACGTTGCCGGCGGCGTGCTCGTCTACGGCATCCCGCAGTTCCGTCTGCCCAAGGAGATCGTCAAGGCGGAGATCGACGCGCTTGAGGCCTCCGGCGTGGAGATCAAGCTCAACGCCGTCGTCGGCAGAGCCGTCACGATCGACGAGCTGCTCGGCGGCGAATACTCCGCCGTCTTCGTCGGCACCGGCGCTGGACTCCCGAAGTTCATGGGCATCGAGGGCGAGGCGCTCAACGGCGTCTATTCCGCCAATGAATACCTGACTCGCATCAACCTGATGAAAGCGTACAAGGACGAATACGACACGCCAATCAAGCGCGGCGGCAGCGTCGCCGTCGTCGGCGGAGGCAACGTCGCGATGGACGCCGCCCGCTGTGCGCTACGCATGGGCAGCGATCACGTCTATATCATCTACCGCAGGAGCGAGGCGGAAATGCCCGCCCGCGTCGAAGAGGTCCACCACGCCAAGGAGGAGGGCGTCGACTTTAAGATGCTGACCAACCCCGTCCGCGTGCTCGACGACGGGAACGGCTGCGTCAGCGGCATCGAGTGCGTCGAGATGGAGCTCGGCGAGCCGGACGAAAGCGGCCGCCGCAGTCCGGTCGAGAAGCAGGGCAGCAACTTCGTCATTCCTGTCAACGCCGTGATAATGGCGCTCGGCACGACGCCGAACCCGCTCATCAGAAGCACGACCGCGGGACTTGATACCAACCGCCGCGGCTGCATAATCGTCAACGAAGAGACGATGGAATCGAGCAAGCCGAACGTCTACGCCGGCGGCGACGCCGTCACCGGCGCGGCTACGGTCATCCTCGCGATGGGCGCGGGCAAAAAAGCCGCCGCCGCCATCCACGAGAAGCTTAGCAAATAA
- a CDS encoding citrate transporter, with translation MQPTEKPNIARATKAFIVKYAVMFVAFIAAVITSVIVPPDAEYARYFDYKTLTCLFCVLAVVCALKNVRFFYLLARKAVHFFRNARKCILTLVYITFIGSMLIANDMALLTFLPLGYLVLTTTGKEKYMAFTFIMQNIAANLGGMLTPFGNPQNLYLYTKFNIPATEFMKIMAPPFAVSIALITLCCVFFVRPERLEVPDEKVELDPVKTTVYLALFALSIAIVFRGIPYWIGLIVIPAALLVFDRKALLQVDYPLLLTFVFFFVFAGNMARIEAVRGFFSSLLDRNTLVFSAASCQCISNVPSAILLSQFTANYPDLLVGVNIGGVGALIASLASLITFREYVRHNPGKTWSYIAKFSAFNFGFLAALIAFMSVIKLL, from the coding sequence ATGCAGCCGACGGAAAAACCGAATATCGCACGAGCGACGAAGGCGTTTATCGTAAAATACGCCGTTATGTTCGTCGCTTTTATTGCGGCCGTTATCACGAGCGTCATCGTCCCGCCGGACGCCGAATACGCCCGCTACTTCGACTATAAGACGCTGACCTGCCTTTTCTGCGTGCTCGCGGTCGTATGCGCTTTGAAGAACGTGCGCTTCTTCTACCTGCTGGCGCGGAAGGCGGTGCATTTTTTCAGAAACGCACGCAAGTGCATACTCACGCTCGTCTATATCACCTTCATAGGCTCGATGCTGATAGCGAACGACATGGCGCTGCTGACCTTCCTGCCGCTCGGATACCTCGTATTGACGACGACCGGCAAAGAGAAGTATATGGCGTTCACATTCATAATGCAGAATATAGCGGCGAACCTCGGCGGTATGCTCACTCCCTTCGGCAATCCGCAGAACCTCTATCTATACACGAAGTTCAACATTCCCGCGACGGAGTTCATGAAGATAATGGCGCCGCCGTTCGCGGTATCTATCGCGCTGATAACGCTCTGCTGCGTCTTTTTCGTGCGCCCGGAGCGGCTGGAGGTACCGGATGAAAAGGTAGAGCTCGACCCGGTAAAAACGACGGTATATCTGGCGCTTTTCGCCCTCTCGATAGCGATAGTTTTCCGAGGAATACCCTATTGGATAGGGCTGATCGTCATTCCGGCGGCGCTGCTCGTCTTTGACAGAAAAGCGCTGCTTCAGGTGGACTATCCCCTGCTGCTGACCTTCGTTTTTTTCTTCGTCTTCGCCGGCAACATGGCGCGGATAGAAGCGGTGCGCGGTTTTTTCTCGTCGCTGCTCGACCGGAACACGCTCGTTTTCAGCGCGGCGAGCTGCCAGTGCATAAGCAACGTGCCATCGGCGATACTGCTCTCGCAGTTCACGGCGAACTACCCCGACCTGCTCGTCGGAGTCAATATCGGCGGCGTCGGCGCGCTGATCGCTTCGCTCGCGAGCTTGATAACCTTTCGCGAATACGTCAGGCACAACCCCGGAAAAACGTGGAGCTATATCGCGAAGTTTTCTGCGTTCAACTTCGGCTTCCTCGCGGCGCTGATCGCGTTCATGAGCGTGATAAAACTGCTGTGA